In one Salipiger abyssi genomic region, the following are encoded:
- a CDS encoding GIY-YIG nuclease family protein, whose amino-acid sequence MKKISAHINRGAALANSGPGSFKALFGGDNKKYWRALKRRQAEMTPADVLFPECLRGRRRVSEIVAEGRRYPNLKEACRDLQPLASEKTIYRWIKGGMSPEEAFCRVPNRGIADGIIYAVRHGASGKAYVGLTVQTLERRWEFHCYQATRGSITGLDSLHAAIREHGPDAFSMVELDRGAAKKDLEDKERRWIRKLGTLAPNGFNLHAGGVSGGRNKVPQVVDGKPFPGLTEAAAYVAKTRNISVAAAKKRIQVGRIDVRTPAKPGQSLVKTKEYKAWSHIVHTVINPKAAKDHIPGVTLYEPWRDFHVFLADVGEAPGERYALFRVDRDRGYEPGNVRWMPRDEAYEVAGYGGQ is encoded by the coding sequence GTGAAAAAAATAAGTGCGCACATTAATCGCGGTGCAGCTCTTGCAAATTCGGGTCCGGGGAGCTTTAAGGCTCTGTTCGGCGGTGATAATAAAAAGTACTGGCGCGCATTGAAGCGGCGGCAGGCAGAAATGACCCCGGCGGATGTTTTGTTTCCTGAATGCCTGCGTGGACGACGGCGTGTGTCTGAGATCGTGGCGGAAGGGCGGCGCTACCCGAACCTAAAGGAGGCTTGCAGGGATTTGCAGCCCTTGGCGTCGGAGAAGACCATCTACCGATGGATCAAAGGAGGGATGTCCCCTGAGGAGGCGTTTTGCAGAGTTCCCAATCGGGGAATTGCCGATGGCATCATCTACGCGGTCCGTCATGGGGCGTCGGGCAAAGCCTATGTTGGGCTGACCGTTCAGACCCTGGAACGTCGCTGGGAGTTCCATTGCTATCAGGCCACTCGTGGATCGATCACTGGCTTGGACTCGCTGCATGCAGCAATTCGTGAACACGGTCCTGACGCCTTTTCGATGGTGGAGCTGGACCGTGGCGCAGCAAAGAAAGACCTGGAGGACAAGGAGCGTCGTTGGATCAGGAAGCTCGGTACTTTGGCACCCAACGGATTTAACCTTCACGCTGGCGGTGTGTCTGGCGGCAGGAACAAGGTCCCGCAAGTTGTGGATGGCAAACCTTTCCCTGGTTTGACGGAGGCTGCGGCGTATGTTGCGAAAACCCGCAATATCTCGGTCGCCGCCGCCAAGAAACGCATCCAAGTCGGTCGCATTGATGTACGGACTCCGGCAAAGCCTGGGCAAAGCCTCGTCAAAACCAAAGAGTACAAGGCGTGGTCTCATATCGTCCATACCGTGATCAATCCGAAAGCTGCGAAGGACCACATCCCCGGCGTCACCCTTTACGAGCCTTGGCGCGACTTCCATGTGTTCCTCGCAGACGTCGGCGAAGCCCCCGGTGAGCGGTACGCTCTGTTCCGCGTCGACCGGGATCGCGGGTACGAGCCGGGCAATGTGCGCTGGATGCCCAGGGACGAGGCCTATGAGGTCGCGGGGTACGGGGGGCAGTAG
- a CDS encoding S24 family peptidase, whose protein sequence is MMFACSDILFADMIARTPISTPLNEWLIQALDFSGMSQSALAERLDAVVPKKVDRSTVNKMALGKRAISAEELLRIAEITGFDVPGEIPSTPTIAIAGTVGAGAQVPVFDAYPKGGGPQVECPPGLSPHGVVAVEIAGDSMEPVFSAGDLLFYTRHTHDGVPNDVIGHRCVVEDEDGMGWVKQVKPGDEPGLFHLISLNPGANTMWNKGLKWAARVRLHWPAELARKI, encoded by the coding sequence ATGATGTTCGCATGTAGCGATATTCTGTTCGCCGACATGATCGCGCGAACACCCATCTCCACGCCGCTGAATGAGTGGCTCATCCAAGCCCTTGATTTCTCGGGCATGAGCCAATCTGCACTTGCAGAACGCCTTGATGCGGTCGTGCCGAAGAAAGTGGATCGCTCAACCGTTAACAAAATGGCCCTCGGAAAGCGCGCAATCTCTGCAGAAGAGCTCCTTAGGATTGCCGAGATCACAGGGTTTGACGTGCCTGGTGAGATACCCTCCACACCGACCATCGCCATCGCCGGAACGGTCGGCGCCGGAGCGCAGGTTCCAGTTTTCGACGCCTACCCTAAGGGTGGTGGGCCGCAGGTAGAATGCCCGCCAGGCCTGTCACCGCATGGCGTCGTGGCGGTCGAAATCGCAGGCGACAGCATGGAGCCCGTGTTCAGCGCGGGTGACCTGCTTTTCTATACGCGCCACACACATGACGGCGTGCCCAACGACGTGATCGGCCATCGCTGTGTTGTTGAGGATGAGGACGGCATGGGGTGGGTGAAGCAGGTAAAACCCGGCGACGAACCGGGCCTGTTTCATCTGATTTCTTTGAACCCCGGGGCAAACACGATGTGGAACAAGGGCTTGAAGTGGGCGGCGAGGGTACGGCTGCACTGGCCGGCCGAGCTTGCAAGAAAGATCTAA
- a CDS encoding tyrosine-type recombinase/integrase — protein MTPPNPFPGWYSETLPSGNIRHIVRMKGKKAKKITVPVGPDHPDFLEHYRAARVGEKWEGAPVAIQAPRESLDWLREKYLAHLTRMVDGGNASPATLKQRRSLLTRLCDELDDDGDRYGDLHLDLPTHALVRVRNARAATPAEADNMMKAAKAMYKFAIEIGAAEMNPAEGVGKIHKSKGGTKPWTADDMRQFAETHRPGSTAFLWLTLAMFTGARIGDLCILGRSHEVTRNGIVRLEWQPGKKGSAPVSLPILPPLLRTIRAMPVIGPAYLLSERGKPFKNVETLRTRVRRWCDDAGLPERSSHGVRKGMATMLAEAGVNDQQIGAVLAHTQPSTTRIYTAKAQRGMLSEQALATIADIEWG, from the coding sequence ATGACCCCCCCGAACCCCTTCCCCGGCTGGTATTCCGAGACCCTGCCGTCTGGCAACATCCGGCATATCGTCCGCATGAAGGGGAAGAAGGCGAAAAAGATCACCGTTCCAGTCGGCCCGGATCACCCGGACTTTCTAGAGCACTACCGCGCCGCCCGCGTCGGTGAGAAATGGGAGGGGGCGCCAGTCGCCATACAGGCGCCCCGCGAAAGCCTGGATTGGCTGCGCGAGAAGTACCTCGCCCACCTGACGCGCATGGTCGATGGCGGCAACGCAAGCCCCGCCACGCTAAAGCAACGCCGCAGCCTGCTCACGCGCCTTTGCGACGAGCTGGACGACGACGGTGACCGCTACGGGGATCTGCATCTGGACCTTCCGACGCACGCCCTTGTGCGTGTCAGGAACGCCCGCGCCGCGACCCCAGCCGAAGCTGACAACATGATGAAGGCGGCGAAGGCGATGTACAAATTCGCCATTGAGATAGGCGCGGCTGAGATGAACCCCGCCGAGGGCGTGGGAAAGATCCACAAGAGCAAGGGCGGAACAAAGCCATGGACCGCCGACGACATGCGCCAGTTTGCCGAGACGCACCGGCCCGGCTCTACTGCCTTCCTGTGGCTGACCCTCGCGATGTTCACCGGGGCTCGCATTGGGGATCTGTGCATCCTTGGCCGCTCGCATGAGGTGACGCGCAACGGAATCGTGCGACTTGAATGGCAGCCGGGGAAAAAGGGCAGCGCGCCCGTGTCTCTGCCGATCCTGCCGCCGCTTCTCCGAACGATCCGGGCAATGCCGGTGATCGGCCCGGCCTACCTGCTGTCGGAGCGCGGCAAACCCTTCAAAAACGTCGAGACGCTGCGGACGCGGGTTCGCCGTTGGTGCGACGACGCCGGCCTGCCCGAGAGGTCGTCCCACGGTGTACGCAAGGGAATGGCGACGATGCTTGCCGAGGCTGGCGTTAATGACCAGCAGATCGGCGCGGTGCTGGCTCATACCCAGCCATCGACCACCCGGATATACACCGCGAAAGCGCAGCGCGGGATGCTTTCCGAGCAAGCCCTCGCGACCATCGCTGACATTGAGTGGGGATAA
- a CDS encoding terminase large subunit: MEGAEALFDPAWSTAVPDWEARIVAGRSLLPDLPLFDAVADKALRIFKRLRVPDLIGTPTYGEVCEDWVFDLVRVIFGSYDPDLKKRMLQEFFLLVPKKNGKSAIAAAIIVTAAIMNERPQAELLLIAPTQKIAGIAFKQAKNMIALDADLVRLFRVQNHLKEITHHVTGAVIMILSADGDVVTGSKGTFILVDETHVLGSKPKAPDIFVELRGGLASRPEGFLLQITTQSKDRPTGQWEKELETARAVRDGRIDLPMLAVLYELPAKMAEAEAWRDPKTWGMVNPNLERSVSRAYLQREMRKAEEDGPEALALFASQHLNVQIGLGLKSGRWVGADYWPTAARADLDLARILASSEVCVVGIDGGGLDDLLGLFVLGRHAETSRWQGWARAWADRDVLTLRKKIAPELVALEQAGELILVDNIEEEANPEIVEICARIRDAGLFPEQDGIGMDPEGVGSIIDALVEAGFRIEDIRAISQGYKLNAAIKTAPVKLKNGSMVHGGQRIMTWCVGNARTEARGNAVIVTKAQSGSAKIDPLMAMFNSVMLMSWNPVAHRRGNLNDFLNNPVMAI; this comes from the coding sequence ATGGAGGGCGCGGAGGCGCTCTTCGATCCGGCCTGGTCGACGGCGGTGCCGGACTGGGAGGCGCGGATCGTGGCGGGACGGTCGCTGCTGCCGGATCTGCCGCTCTTCGATGCGGTGGCCGACAAGGCGCTGCGGATCTTCAAGCGGCTGCGCGTGCCCGATCTGATCGGCACGCCGACCTATGGCGAGGTGTGCGAGGATTGGGTCTTCGATCTCGTGCGGGTGATCTTCGGCAGCTACGATCCCGACCTGAAAAAACGGATGCTGCAGGAGTTCTTCCTGCTGGTGCCGAAGAAGAACGGCAAATCCGCCATCGCGGCGGCGATCATCGTGACCGCCGCGATCATGAACGAACGGCCGCAGGCGGAGCTCCTGCTGATCGCGCCGACGCAGAAGATCGCCGGCATCGCCTTCAAGCAGGCGAAGAACATGATCGCGCTCGACGCCGATCTGGTGCGGCTCTTCCGGGTGCAGAATCATCTCAAGGAGATCACCCATCATGTCACCGGGGCGGTGATCATGATCCTCTCGGCGGATGGCGATGTGGTGACCGGCTCGAAGGGCACGTTCATCCTTGTCGACGAGACCCATGTGCTGGGCAGCAAGCCCAAGGCGCCGGACATCTTCGTCGAGCTGCGCGGCGGGCTGGCGTCGCGGCCCGAGGGGTTCCTGCTCCAGATCACCACGCAATCGAAGGACCGCCCGACCGGCCAGTGGGAAAAGGAGCTGGAGACCGCGCGGGCGGTGCGCGACGGCAGGATCGACCTGCCGATGCTCGCGGTGCTCTACGAGCTGCCGGCGAAGATGGCCGAGGCGGAGGCGTGGCGCGATCCGAAGACCTGGGGGATGGTCAATCCGAACCTCGAGCGCTCGGTGTCGCGGGCCTATCTGCAGCGCGAGATGCGCAAGGCGGAGGAGGACGGGCCGGAGGCGCTGGCGCTCTTTGCCAGCCAGCACCTGAACGTGCAGATCGGGCTCGGGCTCAAATCGGGCCGCTGGGTCGGGGCGGATTACTGGCCGACGGCGGCGCGGGCGGATCTCGATCTGGCGCGGATCCTGGCCAGCTCGGAGGTCTGTGTGGTCGGCATCGACGGCGGCGGGCTCGACGATCTGCTCGGGCTCTTCGTGCTGGGGCGGCATGCGGAAACCAGCCGCTGGCAGGGCTGGGCGCGGGCCTGGGCGGATCGCGACGTGCTGACGCTGCGCAAGAAGATCGCGCCGGAGCTGGTGGCGCTGGAACAGGCGGGCGAACTGATCCTGGTCGACAATATCGAGGAGGAGGCGAACCCGGAGATCGTGGAGATCTGCGCGCGCATCCGCGATGCCGGGCTGTTTCCGGAGCAGGACGGCATCGGCATGGATCCGGAGGGCGTGGGCTCGATCATCGACGCGCTGGTGGAGGCGGGGTTCCGGATCGAGGATATCCGGGCGATCAGCCAGGGCTACAAGCTCAATGCGGCGATCAAGACGGCGCCGGTGAAGCTGAAGAACGGCAGCATGGTGCATGGCGGCCAGCGGATCATGACCTGGTGCGTCGGCAACGCCAGGACCGAGGCGCGGGGCAATGCGGTGATCGTGACCAAGGCGCAGAGCGGCAGCGCCAAGATCGACCCGCTCATGGCGATGTTCAACAGCGTCATGCTGATGAGCTGGAACCCGGTCGCGCATCGGCGCGGCAATCTCAACGACTTTCTGAACAACCCGGTGATGGCGATATGA
- a CDS encoding HNH endonuclease, with translation MKGRPIEYSDAELFWIHDNHTRPRREAHAEFVDLWERPDVSLTNFNSLCKRKGWMTGRTGCFEKGQEPPNKGRKGHCAPGSEKGWFKKGERRGRAVKLYKPIGTERISKDGYIERKIHDDMPLQSRWRAVHLIRWEEAHGALPEGHCLKCLDGDKSNTAPENWEAIPRALLPRLSGGRWYRGYDELEPEVRQMALATAKLDHAARKQKRRRKS, from the coding sequence ATGAAGGGTCGCCCCATCGAATACAGCGATGCGGAACTGTTCTGGATTCACGACAACCACACGCGCCCGCGCCGCGAGGCGCATGCCGAGTTCGTCGATCTATGGGAACGCCCGGATGTTTCGCTGACGAACTTCAACAGCCTCTGCAAGCGCAAGGGCTGGATGACGGGCCGCACCGGTTGCTTCGAGAAAGGCCAGGAACCGCCGAACAAAGGACGGAAAGGACATTGCGCACCAGGGAGCGAAAAAGGCTGGTTCAAGAAAGGCGAACGGCGCGGGCGCGCGGTCAAGCTCTACAAACCCATCGGCACTGAGCGCATTAGCAAAGACGGCTATATCGAGCGCAAGATCCATGACGACATGCCGCTACAGTCGCGCTGGCGTGCCGTCCACCTGATACGATGGGAAGAGGCCCATGGCGCTCTTCCCGAGGGTCACTGTCTGAAGTGCCTGGACGGCGACAAGAGCAACACAGCTCCAGAGAATTGGGAGGCGATCCCACGCGCCCTCCTGCCGAGACTCTCCGGAGGGCGCTGGTATCGGGGATACGATGAGCTTGAACCGGAAGTGCGTCAGATGGCGCTTGCTACGGCAAAGCTCGACCACGCCGCGAGGAAGCAGAAGCGCCGGAGGAAGAGCTGA
- a CDS encoding DUF1828 domain-containing protein, which yields MKSDELKNLICREFCGGLSVSTVPAGFAVSTDVAKSFGDPISFYLSEANGEFTVEDDGDFIATAIASGTFTDTGTRASVLDAMLEEHGSYLDRDSCQIRREPIAGEGPARAALSFLSAMIRARDILLLNRENVASTFADDVRSAIKENFGNDYVIEDETEADNPADVLLKSKRTGLRAALIYAANSNEKLMAALLRHQEREDDEAPVIAVVSGLNKGGVSTRRFEMAQNRGLLMPFFSSGPKQAINYIRDHVRADAA from the coding sequence ATGAAATCTGACGAACTCAAAAACCTAATTTGTCGCGAGTTTTGCGGCGGACTGTCGGTGTCTACGGTGCCGGCAGGATTTGCTGTGTCTACAGATGTTGCAAAGTCATTTGGCGACCCCATCAGCTTCTACCTTTCAGAGGCCAATGGTGAGTTCACCGTCGAAGATGATGGCGACTTCATCGCCACTGCTATCGCTTCGGGGACATTTACGGACACAGGAACAAGAGCATCTGTACTCGATGCAATGCTGGAAGAGCATGGTTCTTATTTAGACCGTGACAGCTGCCAAATCAGACGGGAACCGATCGCTGGCGAAGGTCCAGCTCGCGCAGCATTGAGCTTCCTTTCCGCCATGATCAGGGCACGAGATATCCTGCTGCTCAACCGTGAGAATGTTGCCTCCACCTTTGCTGACGATGTGCGGAGCGCCATAAAAGAGAATTTCGGCAACGACTACGTGATCGAAGATGAAACTGAAGCAGACAATCCTGCAGACGTTCTACTGAAAAGTAAACGCACAGGGCTTCGAGCTGCCCTCATCTATGCAGCAAACTCAAACGAGAAACTTATGGCCGCGCTGTTGCGGCACCAAGAACGCGAAGACGATGAGGCCCCCGTGATCGCAGTGGTTTCAGGTCTAAACAAAGGCGGGGTATCCACTCGCCGATTTGAGATGGCACAAAATAGAGGCCTGCTTATGCCCTTCTTCTCATCCGGGCCGAAGCAGGCGATCAACTACATACGCGACCACGTCAGGGCTGACGCAGCATAA
- a CDS encoding recombinase family protein — protein sequence MTPTAKTVLYVRVSTAGQTSDHQLTQARAAGYEIKDNHVITDHGVSGVKTVLKERDQGRRLYDLLQPGDTLLVRWVDRLGRTYSDVKQVIEHFNAMGVTVKTVINNMTFEADYKLEDPTLRAARDAILAFMSAIAEADAKAKAEARQAGIDHVKASPDAKRKYRGKPPSFDRATFAQVQNMLSQDGVTISEIAREAGISRQTVHRIKDDPVKAEEALTRWGM from the coding sequence ATGACCCCGACCGCCAAGACAGTCCTGTATGTCCGTGTCTCGACCGCCGGACAGACCAGCGACCACCAACTCACGCAGGCCCGCGCTGCCGGGTACGAGATCAAGGATAACCACGTCATTACTGATCACGGCGTATCCGGCGTGAAGACGGTCCTCAAAGAGCGCGATCAGGGCAGGCGTCTATATGACCTCCTCCAGCCCGGTGATACGCTCCTCGTGCGCTGGGTGGATCGCCTGGGCCGGACCTACAGTGACGTGAAGCAGGTCATCGAACACTTCAACGCCATGGGCGTGACCGTGAAGACCGTCATCAACAACATGACCTTCGAGGCCGACTACAAGTTGGAAGACCCCACCTTGCGCGCTGCACGCGATGCCATCCTCGCCTTCATGTCGGCAATAGCAGAGGCCGATGCCAAGGCGAAGGCCGAGGCACGGCAGGCTGGTATCGACCACGTCAAGGCGTCACCGGACGCGAAGCGCAAGTACCGTGGAAAGCCCCCCAGCTTCGACCGTGCAACCTTCGCGCAGGTCCAGAACATGCTGTCACAGGACGGTGTGACGATCAGCGAGATTGCCCGCGAGGCAGGTATCTCCCGGCAGACGGTCCATAGGATCAAGGACGATCCGGTCAAAGCAGAGGAGGCGCTGACGCGCTGGGGCATGTAG
- a CDS encoding transcription termination/antitermination NusG family protein, which translates to MSAGMVWFGEPDYRALEVGDVVLGDKAVAPLCKPGAAGWYALLCAPQRERQAEAWLAARGVYAFHPVTVRRSRQRGRVREYHRRYLPGYVFARFAGVPVAHRVLTSPFLFGALCRRDGEWGVLGPKRLRALHEMRIREERQEQERRARKKAPAAARRVRAGDTALFRAGPFAGLQCEVVELLADGGARVQLELFGRPTPATASPDDLVAPSSGAA; encoded by the coding sequence ATGAGCGCAGGAATGGTGTGGTTTGGAGAGCCGGACTATCGGGCACTGGAGGTCGGCGACGTGGTTCTCGGCGACAAGGCGGTGGCGCCGCTCTGCAAGCCGGGGGCGGCGGGGTGGTATGCGCTGCTCTGCGCGCCGCAGCGCGAGCGGCAGGCGGAGGCCTGGCTGGCGGCGCGCGGGGTCTATGCGTTCCACCCGGTGACGGTGCGCCGGTCGCGGCAACGTGGGCGGGTGCGGGAGTATCACCGGCGGTATCTGCCGGGCTATGTGTTCGCGCGCTTTGCCGGCGTGCCGGTGGCGCATCGGGTGCTGACGTCGCCGTTTCTCTTCGGGGCGCTGTGCCGGCGGGATGGTGAATGGGGTGTGCTGGGGCCGAAACGTCTTCGGGCGCTCCATGAGATGCGGATCCGCGAAGAGCGCCAGGAGCAGGAGCGGCGGGCGAGGAAGAAAGCGCCGGCGGCGGCGCGGCGGGTGCGGGCCGGCGATACGGCGCTGTTCCGCGCCGGGCCGTTCGCCGGTCTGCAATGCGAGGTGGTCGAGTTGCTGGCCGATGGCGGTGCCCGGGTGCAGCTGGAGCTGTTCGGCCGCCCGACGCCGGCGACTGCCTCGCCAGACGACCTTGTTGCGCCATCTTCCGGGGCGGCTTGA
- a CDS encoding DUF7146 domain-containing protein: MVRAYLTARGIAPGALPSIPPALRFLTDHPYVKKIGGELVTVHRGPCMIAGVLNPAGEITAVHQTWVDPEPPHGKARIAWQGDALPAKLVRGSKKGGAIRLVTPDDAEALVMGEGIETTLSALAADAVPGAAYWAGVDLGNMAGRAQRGAGLRYAGLPDMSDAEAFVPPPWVRRLIFIQDGDSDPRATRHKLECGLRRAMALRPGLRGQIVQAGQGVDLNDVLAGRGADG; the protein is encoded by the coding sequence GTGGTGCGGGCCTATCTGACGGCCCGCGGCATCGCGCCCGGGGCGTTGCCGAGCATCCCGCCGGCGCTGCGGTTCCTGACCGATCACCCCTATGTCAAGAAGATCGGCGGCGAGCTGGTGACGGTGCATCGGGGGCCGTGCATGATCGCGGGGGTGCTGAACCCGGCGGGCGAGATCACGGCGGTGCATCAGACATGGGTTGATCCGGAGCCGCCTCACGGCAAGGCGCGGATCGCGTGGCAGGGCGATGCGCTGCCGGCGAAACTGGTGCGCGGCTCGAAAAAGGGTGGCGCGATCCGGCTGGTCACGCCTGACGATGCAGAGGCGCTGGTGATGGGCGAGGGGATCGAGACCACGCTCTCGGCACTGGCGGCGGATGCGGTTCCCGGCGCGGCCTATTGGGCCGGTGTCGATCTGGGCAACATGGCGGGGCGTGCGCAGCGGGGCGCCGGCCTAAGGTATGCCGGCCTGCCGGATATGAGCGATGCCGAGGCCTTTGTGCCTCCGCCCTGGGTGCGCCGGCTGATCTTCATCCAGGACGGCGATTCCGACCCCCGCGCCACGCGCCACAAGCTCGAATGCGGCCTGCGCCGCGCCATGGCTTTGCGGCCCGGGCTGCGCGGCCAGATCGTGCAGGCGGGGCAGGGTGTCGACCTGAATGACGTGCTGGCCGGGCGGGGCGCGGACGGATGA
- a CDS encoding HNH endonuclease, whose translation MGRLKGRGISSRIGAPGSRLRRAAPASGDTPARRSTDWLNTARWQKLRRKVLARDGYVCRQTGVLLIGTYPAGDSPVVDHIRPHRGDPALFWDEANLQSVSKEWHDRVKQSREKRGLA comes from the coding sequence ATGGGACGTTTGAAAGGGCGGGGCATCTCGTCACGGATCGGTGCGCCGGGGTCGCGGCTGCGGCGGGCGGCGCCTGCCAGTGGGGATACGCCGGCGCGGCGCTCGACGGATTGGCTGAACACGGCGCGCTGGCAAAAGCTGCGGCGCAAGGTGCTGGCGCGGGACGGCTATGTCTGCCGGCAGACCGGCGTGTTGCTGATCGGCACATACCCTGCCGGCGACAGTCCGGTGGTCGATCACATCCGCCCGCATCGCGGCGACCCGGCGCTGTTCTGGGATGAGGCCAACCTCCAGTCGGTGAGCAAGGAATGGCACGACCGGGTGAAGCAGAGCCGGGAAAAGCGCGGCCTGGCGTGA
- a CDS encoding DNA primase family protein, which translates to MSDRLDEVRARFAAPEDVDMPDDMPLPDDPGETTGRGDDGDNGGAGSATEEPPEAQGATLPLNDTGNGRRFALYCGQDAMVVPRVGWHVWDGRRWKLDPDDISVRRHAQSVQHHIIREIPHLVLEDWQQREIGKEVEIRRREAALRAELKAGTPTTEQEVALEELTQRLSWIRKLKDRRSTMKSDHRTFAKSSGNKAKIDAMLTEATVELAREVDDLNADPLTVNTESGLLRFSVDGGGDSGFSKTADVAPEPHAREVTIPGRNAPQLITQMMPVTYDPDATCPLFDAFLHRVQPDAEMRGFLQRWLGLSLTGLKIQKFAFFYGAGANGKSVLVDLIARMMSDYSHAAKIESFTGRNRRGGGDATPDIFPLMNARMVRASEPEEGERLQEGLIKELTGGEPILVRQLHADFIEVHPFFKLTMSGNHKPDIRGTDDGIWRRVLLVPFDVQIPAAERDEKLGEKLWAERAGILNWLVDGLVQYLEGGLQEPQQVLDATQEYRADSDPIGTFLGDACLVTGDPGDFLLAREIIQGFNLWLDLRGEGMWGDRTVSLKFKGLANRYRDPRTGKTYSPGKREATGYRGIRFVDLFRRSFDTAPRDAKGRPVAATASAGGGAD; encoded by the coding sequence ATGAGCGACAGGCTGGACGAGGTGCGCGCGCGGTTTGCCGCGCCCGAGGATGTGGACATGCCGGATGACATGCCGCTTCCAGATGACCCGGGCGAGACAACGGGCCGCGGAGACGATGGCGATAATGGCGGCGCCGGCAGTGCGACCGAAGAGCCGCCGGAGGCGCAGGGCGCGACCCTGCCGCTGAATGACACCGGCAATGGCCGGCGGTTCGCGCTCTATTGCGGCCAGGACGCCATGGTCGTGCCGCGCGTGGGCTGGCATGTCTGGGATGGCCGGCGCTGGAAGCTCGATCCCGACGATATCTCGGTGCGTCGCCATGCCCAAAGCGTGCAGCACCACATCATCCGCGAGATCCCGCATCTGGTCCTGGAGGACTGGCAGCAGCGTGAGATCGGCAAAGAGGTCGAGATCCGCAGGCGAGAGGCTGCGCTGCGCGCGGAGCTGAAAGCCGGCACGCCGACCACCGAGCAGGAGGTCGCGCTCGAGGAGCTGACACAGCGGCTGAGCTGGATCCGCAAGCTCAAGGATCGCCGCTCGACGATGAAATCGGATCACCGGACCTTTGCCAAGTCGAGCGGCAACAAGGCCAAGATCGACGCGATGCTGACCGAGGCGACGGTCGAGCTGGCGCGCGAGGTCGACGATCTGAATGCCGATCCGCTGACGGTGAACACCGAATCCGGCCTGTTGCGGTTCTCGGTCGATGGCGGCGGCGATAGCGGCTTTTCGAAGACGGCCGATGTCGCGCCCGAGCCGCATGCCCGCGAGGTGACGATCCCCGGCCGCAATGCGCCGCAGCTGATCACACAGATGATGCCGGTCACATACGACCCCGATGCGACATGCCCGCTCTTCGATGCCTTCCTGCACCGGGTGCAGCCGGATGCCGAGATGCGCGGCTTTCTCCAGCGCTGGCTGGGGCTTTCACTGACCGGGCTGAAGATCCAGAAATTCGCCTTCTTCTACGGGGCCGGCGCGAACGGCAAATCGGTGCTGGTCGATCTGATCGCCAGGATGATGAGCGACTATTCCCATGCGGCGAAGATCGAATCCTTCACGGGCCGGAACCGCCGCGGCGGCGGCGACGCGACGCCCGACATCTTCCCGCTGATGAATGCCCGCATGGTGCGCGCCTCCGAGCCGGAAGAGGGTGAGCGGCTGCAAGAGGGGCTGATCAAGGAGCTGACCGGCGGGGAGCCGATCCTCGTGCGCCAGCTGCATGCCGATTTCATCGAGGTGCATCCGTTCTTCAAGCTGACCATGTCGGGCAACCACAAGCCCGACATTCGCGGCACCGATGACGGGATCTGGCGGCGCGTTCTTCTGGTGCCGTTCGATGTGCAGATCCCGGCGGCCGAGCGTGACGAGAAGCTTGGCGAAAAGCTCTGGGCGGAGCGCGCGGGCATCCTGAACTGGCTGGTCGACGGGCTTGTGCAATATCTGGAAGGCGGGCTCCAGGAGCCGCAGCAGGTGCTGGACGCGACACAGGAATATCGCGCCGATAGCGACCCGATTGGCACCTTCCTCGGCGACGCCTGCCTGGTCACCGGTGATCCCGGCGACTTCCTGCTGGCGCGCGAGATCATTCAGGGCTTCAACCTGTGGCTCGATCTGCGCGGCGAGGGCATGTGGGGCGACCGGACGGTCTCGCTCAAGTTCAAGGGGCTCGCGAACCGATATCGCGATCCGCGAACCGGGAAGACCTACAGCCCCGGTAAGCGCGAGGCGACCGGGTATCGCGGCATCAGGTTCGTGGATCTGTTCCGGCGCAGCTTCGATACGGCGCCGCGCGATGCGAAGGGGCGTCCGGTGGCGGCGACCGCCAGTGCCGGAGGCGGCGCCGACTGA